The Flavobacteriales bacterium genome contains the following window.
TTGTGGAAGCCCACTCAATATACAGGTCGCGCGGCATGGCGTCCGCATCTCGCGCGGCGTCACGGGTCAGCGGGCGACCGTTGCGGGCCAGTTCGTAGAGCCGCATCCACTGCTCGCGGCTCATCTGGAAGTTGCCGCGCCGGATGACGTTGCCCACGGCGCGGTCATGGATGACGGGGCGGACGGCCTGCTCTGTGCCTGTAATTGTCGTTTCGCGTTCGATGACCGATAGCGTGTCCAGTACCTGAAGCCGCCATATCAGCGCGGCCAGAAACGCGGCCGCGCCCAACAGGGCGGCGATCCAGAGCCAGCGTGCCTGTAGCGGGATCAGCATGACCACGGCGGCCGCGCCGACGGTGGCCGCTATTCCGCATAGCGTGGCCACCGTCAACGGGCCGGGCGTGTCGCTCGACAGCGACGACGGCTGCCGGGAGTAGCTGACGCGACGGGCGGCGGGTGCGGTGTACTCGTACTGCTCCAACATTGCCTCCTGTTCGAGCGGCTACCACTCGCCGTCGTGGTAGTCGGGGCCGTCGTTTTCAAGGAAGTCGATCAGCCCCCGCAGGCCGCGCCATATCAGGTACAAAATGCCGAGACCGACGGCGGCCCCGGCAATGAGCAGTAACAGTTCCATGATTTGCCTCATTTTTGTTCTTTACGTGCCACGGGCTGGGTGATAACTCTGGTCAGGTTGGCCCCGGTCAGATCAATATTGACCATGTCGGCCTCGCGCAGGGTTGCCCCACTCAGGTTAGCCTCGCTCAGGGTTGCCCCACTCAGGTTAGCCCATCTCAGGTCTGCCTCGCGCAGGTTGGCCCATCTCAGGTCGGCCCCGCGCAGGTAGGCCCCGCTCAGGTTGGCCCATCTCAGGTTGGCCCCGGTCAGGTTGGCCTCGCTCAGGTTGGCCCATCTCAGGTTGGCATCGAACAGGTTTACTTCGCTCAGGAAAGCCTTGCTTAGGTTTGCTTTGCTCAGGTTGGCCCCGCTCAGGTCGGCCCGGCTCAGGTCGGCCTCGCTCAGGTCTGCCCCGCGCAGGTAGGCCCTGCGCAGGTTTGCCCCGGAAAGGTCTGCCCCGGAAAGGTCTGCCCCGGAAAGGTCTGCCCCGGAAAGGTCAAGACCGCTCAAATCAATATATGGTTGCCATTCCTCCGGCAGCCGTCCCTCCGGTACTCCCAACTCAATCAGTTGTCTTCGCGTTTCGTTCCAGTTCATTTCGTCTGCCTCCGGCTTTGCCGCCTGAGCCGTCGGGCGCAAATACGACTCAGGCGGCGGTCTCTTAACTACCGTTGCGTGGAACACATGCCAGACAGTCCGCGCCCTTTCCGGCTACGGGCAAGTCGCCCCATGCCGGTTTTCATCCGGTGGCTTTGACTGGCCGCCGGAGTGAATCAACCTTATCGCTCGTCCTTTTCAGGAAAGAGCGCGTAATAAATCCGCTCGATGATGAACAGGAGGACGATGAAAGCGAGAATGCCGAGGAAGGATAAAAAGATTGTGGTCATTGTGTTGTCTCCTGAAGTCCCCCGCCGCCTGACCGTCTAGCTGGTCATGATTGCCGTGGCCGATGCTGTGCCGGTACAAGCCACGTCACGAGTCGGGCAGCGGGGTTAGCGCTTATTCCTCGTAAGCTCCGTTGGCGACGACGGCGACGGGCGTGTCCCCGAACATGTCGTCTTGTGCGGACGGGGCGACGCCGTTACTCTGGACATCCACAGCGTTTTGGCGCACATTCGTTTTTGCCGCCGCCGGGGTTGCCCCTCTGACGCGGATGGACGGAACATTCCCGCCGCCGACCTTGACCATATCCACGCCTAGCGTAACCGTTGCGCCACGCCAGCGGTCTGTCTCTGCACCCAGAGACGCGGCAAATGCCCGAGCATTGGTTTTGTTGAGGATGAG
Protein-coding sequences here:
- a CDS encoding pentapeptide repeat-containing protein gives rise to the protein MNWNETRRQLIELGVPEGRLPEEWQPYIDLSGLDLSGADLSGADLSGADLSGANLRRAYLRGADLSEADLSRADLSGANLSKANLSKAFLSEVNLFDANLRWANLSEANLTGANLRWANLSGAYLRGADLRWANLREADLRWANLSGATLSEANLSGATLREADMVNIDLTGANLTRVITQPVARKEQK